The following are encoded together in the Egibacteraceae bacterium genome:
- a CDS encoding C4-type zinc ribbon domain-containing protein, which yields MISATPEEQRTLLDLQRVDTTIRQLEHRRAHLPEQQALDQNADTLSRVRGEHADARERLDQLNRAQMRLESEIATVDARRKSEEGRMYSGLITSEKEVQALRGEISSLKQRKGDLEDSLLEVMQELEDVESLVATLDERQEELSGNVAGLEQGRDEASRDLDAELAERRQERTQLAAGLPVEVGEYYEELRDRKDGIAVAELVGRTCQGCRLELTAVEFEDAHERARKGLARCEQCGRILVPTG from the coding sequence GTGATCTCGGCCACTCCCGAGGAGCAGCGCACCCTCCTCGACCTGCAACGCGTCGACACGACAATCCGCCAGCTGGAGCATCGCCGGGCCCACCTGCCAGAACAGCAGGCACTCGACCAGAACGCCGACACCCTGTCGCGGGTTCGCGGCGAGCACGCCGACGCCCGCGAGCGCCTCGACCAGCTGAACCGGGCCCAGATGCGGCTGGAGAGCGAGATCGCCACCGTCGACGCGCGCCGCAAGTCGGAGGAGGGCCGGATGTACTCGGGTTTGATCACCTCGGAGAAGGAGGTGCAGGCCCTGCGCGGCGAGATCTCCTCCCTGAAGCAGCGCAAGGGCGACCTGGAGGACAGCCTGCTGGAGGTGATGCAGGAGCTCGAGGATGTCGAGTCCCTGGTCGCCACCCTGGACGAGCGCCAGGAGGAGCTCTCCGGCAACGTCGCCGGGCTGGAGCAGGGCCGCGACGAGGCGTCGCGCGACCTCGACGCCGAGCTGGCGGAGCGCCGGCAGGAGCGCACGCAGCTGGCCGCCGGCCTGCCCGTCGAGGTGGGGGAGTACTACGAGGAGCTGCGGGACCGCAAGGACGGCATCGCCGTGGCGGAGCTCGTCGGGCGCACCTGCCAGGGCTGCCGCCTGGAGCTCACGGCGGTGGAGTTCGAGGATGCGCACGAGCGCGCCCGCAAGGGGCTGGCCCGCTGTGAGCAGTGCGGGCGGATCCTCGTCCCGACCGGGTGA
- a CDS encoding immunoglobulin-like domain-containing protein has product MLVAEPARVPPGGTVTLVIHNRRDERLGYGLAYTLERWDGHAWTAVPTQGWKGPALLVEPGGVSAPQEIPVPPTDGWYRVTKTVQAAAESAEDIVGHARLEVAAALLQPRPGEDFVVLAAAAATHAGAPGPSTPWRCPLTLRTP; this is encoded by the coding sequence GTGCTCGTCGCCGAGCCCGCGCGCGTGCCGCCGGGCGGCACCGTCACGCTGGTCATCCACAACCGGCGCGACGAGCGGCTCGGCTACGGACTGGCCTACACACTGGAGCGCTGGGACGGCCACGCTTGGACTGCTGTGCCCACCCAAGGGTGGAAAGGGCCTGCGCTGCTGGTTGAACCGGGCGGCGTCTCCGCCCCCCAGGAGATCCCCGTGCCGCCCACAGACGGGTGGTACCGCGTCACCAAGACTGTCCAGGCCGCGGCGGAATCCGCGGAGGACATCGTCGGGCACGCCCGCCTCGAGGTCGCAGCCGCCCTGCTCCAGCCCAGGCCAGGCGAGGACTTCGTCGTCTTGGCCGCGGCCGCCGCCACCCATGCGGGCGCCCCGGGCCCGTCTACGCCGTGGCGGTGCCCGCTGACCTTGCGGACACCCTGA
- a CDS encoding type II toxin-antitoxin system RelE/ParE family toxin, translating to MRVEWLPEAEQSLAVQLEWIAEHNPRAALDMGDAMHAAVGRLADYPAMARSGRVAGTRELAVVGTPYLVVYRLEPAAVVILRILHGAQRWPRD from the coding sequence GTGAGGGTCGAGTGGCTGCCTGAGGCCGAACAGAGCCTCGCGGTCCAACTCGAATGGATCGCTGAGCACAACCCGCGGGCGGCCCTCGACATGGGGGATGCCATGCACGCCGCGGTGGGACGGCTCGCCGACTACCCAGCGATGGCGCGGTCGGGGCGAGTCGCCGGCACCCGCGAGTTGGCCGTCGTAGGCACCCCGTACCTCGTGGTCTACCGCCTCGAACCGGCGGCTGTGGTCATCCTCCGCATCCTGCACGGCGCGCAGCGCTGGCCCCGCGACTGA
- a CDS encoding CopG family transcriptional regulator encodes MSATRTQVYLSEEQRRRIDALAEAEGVTLAEIVRRALNAYFADVHADPSAALAATFGADPDARNPDRDEWAHA; translated from the coding sequence ATGTCAGCGACGAGGACCCAGGTCTACCTTTCCGAGGAGCAGCGCCGTCGGATCGACGCCCTGGCCGAGGCCGAGGGCGTGACCCTTGCCGAGATTGTGCGCCGGGCGCTGAACGCATACTTCGCCGACGTGCACGCGGACCCAAGCGCGGCACTCGCAGCGACGTTCGGCGCAGATCCCGATGCCCGCAATCCCGACCGCGACGAATGGGCTCATGCCTGA
- a CDS encoding type II toxin-antitoxin system VapC family toxin — MPDVLVDTDLFVDHLRGAAELRPGKHRLHYSVITRAELFAGSSATAQISQLLAPFRELPVNRAIAERAGRIKRGSGLRMPDALIAATALEQGLSLATRNRRHFQPVQGLRLRALR; from the coding sequence ATGCCTGACGTCCTGGTCGACACCGACCTGTTCGTCGACCACCTGCGGGGCGCGGCTGAGTTGAGGCCAGGCAAACACCGCCTGCACTACTCGGTCATCACCCGCGCCGAGCTGTTCGCCGGGAGCTCGGCGACAGCTCAGATCTCCCAGCTGCTCGCCCCGTTCCGCGAACTCCCTGTTAACCGGGCTATCGCCGAGCGTGCGGGTCGCATCAAGCGTGGGAGCGGTTTGCGCATGCCCGACGCGCTGATCGCAGCGACGGCCCTGGAGCAGGGTCTGAGCCTGGCGACCCGCAACCGCCGCCACTTCCAACCCGTACAGGGGCTGCGCCTACGCGCGTTGCGGTGA
- a CDS encoding DUF3427 domain-containing protein — protein MRERELPPGRYDAVVDRRLAELAARLAGRAWTDDLDPGEQPTRLAHHVADVLARALGMLDDAERLTLVNELVERIGEAHAAVPGPPRRLEAVTAHGVARPPAAPDIPLSAHDLLVNARGEPHLAAELKKELASADQVDLIVAFVRWYGVRLIIDELQAATARGVPVRLLTTTYTASTEARALDELSRRGVEIRVSYDTAVTRLHAKSWIFHRDSGFGTAYVGSSNLTRTAMMDGREWNVRLSQASADVLFAKVATVFDAQWESGDYEPYDPQRFAAATAAVRAPDAESALSGLTLRPWPYQDEILDALTVQRDVHGSTRNLVVAPTGTGKTVVAALDYQRLVAGHGDLSLLFVAHREQILRQSRRTFREALGDGSFGELLVGGHRPTAGRHVFASIQTLSSPEARGLLGDAFDVVVVDEFHHAEAATYRRLLDSLDARWLLALTATPERADGLDIRRWTDGRTAFDMRLWHALDRQLLAPFQYFGIADVVDYSTVRWQAGHYDLGDLGALLTGDDARDRLVVRQVERIVGDPRRMRALGFCATVEHAHAMAALFDRVGWPAVPIDATTAQHDRERHLAALRAGELAAIFSRDVFNEGVDIPEADTILLLRPTESVTVHLQQLGRGLRRHRDKDVCTVLDFVGQHRREYRLDLRLRAMTGISRRELVAAAEQGFPYLPSGCHLELDRQAREWVVAHLKEAVLVNRRALTRELGLLAAQQERQVAPPLATFLDEAGVELADVAKVGGWAGLRRAAGLEQRPAGAHEATLAKGVGRVLHLDDVERLEQLASWLRAGRPPVPADDRQRHLAWMFLVTMWTLRAAPDDLDAAWRGLFDAPAVLDELVETLPLLRERIARPSIPLPDAEVPLRLHATYARDEILAAFGRLVPGVRYSHQAGPWWHEPARTEVLFITLAKTEQHYSPTTLYRDYAISRELFHWESQNATRVDSPAGRRYLEQRRNGVRILLAVRTAPKDPWGATRPYVLLGPADYVEHRGERPIAITWRLRNPIPADLYEEFKVAAA, from the coding sequence ATGCGGGAACGCGAGCTGCCACCAGGCCGGTACGACGCGGTCGTCGACCGCCGGCTTGCGGAGCTGGCCGCGCGGCTCGCCGGGCGGGCCTGGACCGACGACCTCGACCCGGGCGAGCAGCCGACCCGCCTGGCGCACCACGTCGCCGACGTGCTGGCCCGCGCGCTGGGGATGCTCGACGACGCGGAGCGGCTGACGCTGGTCAACGAGCTCGTCGAGCGCATCGGCGAGGCCCACGCCGCGGTCCCCGGCCCGCCACGGCGCTTGGAGGCTGTCACAGCGCACGGAGTCGCCCGACCGCCCGCGGCGCCGGACATCCCCCTGTCCGCGCACGACCTGCTCGTCAACGCCCGCGGCGAGCCGCACCTCGCGGCCGAGCTGAAGAAGGAGCTCGCCTCCGCCGACCAGGTGGACCTGATCGTGGCGTTCGTGCGCTGGTACGGCGTGCGCCTGATCATCGACGAGCTCCAGGCCGCGACCGCCCGCGGCGTCCCCGTCCGGCTTTTGACCACGACCTACACCGCTTCCACCGAGGCCCGCGCGCTCGACGAGCTGTCCCGCCGCGGCGTCGAGATCCGCGTCTCCTACGACACCGCGGTCACCCGCCTGCACGCCAAGTCGTGGATCTTCCACCGCGACTCGGGGTTCGGCACCGCCTACGTCGGCTCGTCCAACCTCACCCGCACGGCGATGATGGACGGTCGCGAGTGGAACGTGCGGCTGTCGCAGGCCAGCGCCGACGTGCTGTTCGCCAAGGTCGCCACGGTCTTCGACGCCCAGTGGGAGTCCGGCGACTACGAGCCCTACGACCCGCAGCGCTTCGCCGCCGCGACCGCGGCCGTGCGCGCACCCGACGCCGAGTCGGCCCTGTCAGGGCTCACCCTGAGGCCCTGGCCCTACCAGGACGAGATCCTCGACGCGCTCACCGTGCAGCGCGACGTCCACGGATCGACGCGCAACCTCGTCGTCGCCCCCACCGGCACGGGCAAGACCGTGGTCGCCGCCCTGGACTACCAGCGGCTGGTGGCCGGCCACGGCGACCTGAGCCTGCTGTTCGTCGCCCACCGCGAGCAGATCCTCCGGCAGTCGCGGCGCACCTTCCGGGAGGCGCTCGGCGACGGGTCCTTCGGCGAGCTGCTCGTCGGCGGGCACCGTCCCACCGCCGGCCGCCACGTCTTCGCCTCGATCCAGACCCTGTCGTCGCCCGAGGCGCGCGGCCTCCTCGGCGACGCCTTCGACGTCGTGGTCGTCGACGAGTTCCACCACGCCGAGGCCGCCACCTACCGGCGGCTGCTCGACAGCCTTGATGCGCGCTGGCTGCTGGCGCTGACCGCCACGCCCGAACGCGCCGACGGCCTGGACATCCGCCGCTGGACCGACGGGCGCACCGCCTTCGACATGCGCCTGTGGCACGCCCTGGACCGCCAGCTGCTCGCCCCCTTCCAGTACTTCGGCATCGCCGACGTCGTGGACTACTCGACGGTGCGCTGGCAGGCCGGCCACTACGACCTCGGCGACCTCGGCGCCCTGCTCACCGGTGACGACGCCCGCGACCGGCTGGTCGTGCGCCAGGTCGAGCGCATCGTCGGCGACCCCCGCCGGATGCGCGCGCTGGGGTTCTGCGCCACCGTCGAGCACGCCCACGCGATGGCCGCGCTGTTCGACCGGGTCGGCTGGCCGGCGGTGCCGATCGACGCGACGACCGCCCAGCACGACCGCGAGCGCCACCTCGCCGCGCTGCGCGCGGGGGAGCTCGCCGCGATCTTCTCCCGCGACGTGTTCAACGAGGGCGTGGACATCCCCGAGGCCGACACGATCCTGCTGCTGCGCCCCACCGAGTCGGTGACCGTGCACCTCCAGCAGCTCGGCCGCGGGCTGCGCCGCCACCGCGACAAGGACGTGTGCACGGTCCTGGACTTCGTCGGCCAGCACCGCCGCGAGTACCGGCTTGACCTGCGGCTGCGGGCGATGACCGGGATCTCGCGCCGCGAGCTCGTCGCGGCCGCCGAGCAGGGCTTCCCCTACCTGCCCTCGGGCTGCCACCTCGAGCTCGACCGCCAGGCCCGCGAGTGGGTCGTGGCCCACCTCAAGGAGGCGGTGCTGGTCAACCGCCGGGCGCTGACGCGCGAGCTCGGGCTGCTGGCCGCCCAGCAGGAGCGACAGGTCGCGCCGCCGCTGGCGACGTTCCTCGACGAGGCGGGCGTGGAGCTGGCCGACGTCGCCAAGGTCGGCGGGTGGGCGGGCCTGCGGCGTGCCGCCGGGCTGGAGCAGCGCCCCGCCGGCGCGCACGAGGCCACCCTGGCGAAGGGCGTCGGCCGCGTGCTGCACCTCGACGACGTCGAGCGCCTCGAGCAGCTGGCGTCGTGGCTGCGCGCCGGCCGGCCGCCGGTGCCCGCCGACGACCGCCAGCGGCACCTCGCGTGGATGTTCCTGGTCACCATGTGGACCCTGCGCGCCGCGCCCGACGACCTCGACGCGGCCTGGCGCGGGCTGTTCGACGCGCCAGCGGTCCTCGACGAGCTGGTCGAGACCCTGCCGTTGCTGCGTGAGCGCATCGCGCGGCCGTCGATACCGCTGCCCGACGCCGAGGTGCCCTTGCGGTTGCACGCGACGTACGCGCGCGACGAGATCCTCGCCGCGTTCGGGCGGCTCGTGCCGGGGGTGCGCTACAGCCACCAGGCGGGCCCGTGGTGGCACGAGCCCGCCCGGACCGAGGTGCTGTTCATCACCCTGGCCAAGACCGAGCAGCACTACTCGCCGACGACCCTGTACCGCGACTACGCGATCAGCCGCGAGCTGTTCCACTGGGAGTCGCAGAACGCCACCCGGGTCGACTCGCCCGCCGGCCGGCGCTACCTCGAGCAGCGCCGCAACGGGGTGCGCATCCTCCTCGCCGTGCGGACCGCGCCGAAGGACCCGTGGGGCGCCACCCGCCCCTACGTACTGCTCGGCCCCGCCGACTACGTCGAGCACCGCGGCGAGCGGCCCATCGCGATCACCTGGCGGCTGCGCAACCCGATCCCCGCCGACCTCTACGAGGAGTTCAAGGTCGCGGCGGCATGA
- a CDS encoding DnaJ domain-containing protein produces the protein MTGNPYAVLGVDEDADLARIVARRRELIRRHHPDSHRQPDRARMTRINLAYEQIATAERRQVTDARLARERRDRDTDSLRSDPGPPPNGAGARGPSGTSGWGEPEEAQATGYRQPTPSAGDYMGHVWRRARWRWRCHERRPHTWCGPPPRVRGFPRGLTWVVMCPDGTYHSEHHAPSPTTTRLRRLAVGVAALVWLVNAVSLWSAPVPAPFQHVDLLSIIVWATLAVIGHETLRRTKPRFIRYTAWWLLAAGLSGVTAAMASASTTAWQPSA, from the coding sequence ATGACGGGCAACCCGTACGCCGTCCTCGGCGTCGACGAGGACGCCGACCTCGCAAGGATCGTCGCACGCCGCAGGGAGCTGATCCGGCGCCACCACCCCGACAGCCACCGCCAGCCCGACCGCGCCCGCATGACGAGGATCAACCTCGCCTACGAGCAGATCGCGACTGCGGAGCGACGACAGGTCACAGATGCCCGGCTCGCCCGCGAGCGGCGCGACCGCGACACCGACTCGCTGCGCAGCGATCCCGGCCCCCCACCGAACGGCGCGGGTGCCCGCGGCCCGTCCGGTACGAGTGGCTGGGGTGAGCCCGAGGAGGCGCAGGCCACCGGGTACCGGCAGCCAACACCGTCAGCAGGCGACTATATGGGCCACGTGTGGCGGCGCGCCCGCTGGCGCTGGCGGTGTCACGAGCGACGCCCCCACACCTGGTGCGGTCCCCCGCCGCGGGTGCGCGGGTTCCCCCGCGGGTTGACGTGGGTGGTCATGTGCCCCGACGGCACCTACCACTCCGAGCACCACGCGCCATCCCCGACGACAACCCGGTTGCGTCGCTTGGCGGTGGGGGTGGCCGCCCTGGTCTGGCTCGTCAACGCGGTATCGCTGTGGTCCGCGCCCGTCCCGGCGCCGTTCCAGCATGTCGACTTGTTGAGCATCATCGTCTGGGCCACGCTCGCGGTGATCGGCCATGAGACGCTGCGCCGCACGAAGCCGCGTTTCATTCGCTACACGGCATGGTGGCTGCTCGCAGCGGGGCTCAGTGGGGTGACGGCCGCAATGGCCTCGGCCAGTACCACCGCCTGGCAACCCTCGGCCTAG